The window GGAGATCATACCCGGTGTGGCTTCCGCCATGTATGGCATGAACAGCATCAATGGCCTTGCTAATTTTTACAGCCGCGATCCCTTCACTACCGAAGGACTCAGTATCCGCCAGCATACAGCGCTCACCCACCTCAACAACAATTCGACCAGTCCACGGATCTTTTCAGAAACCCAGGTCCGTTGGGCGAGTAAACTGAATGAGCAGTGGGCAGTGAAGTTCAATCTTGGTTATATGCATGGCTACGATTGGATAGCCGATAACTATAATGACCTTAATCCCCTGGCGAATGCCAGTACAGGCCTGACCGGCAGTAATAATCCTGCACTCAACCCTGTGAACAGTTATGGCAATGAAGCTCCCAACCGTCGAACGCTCAACCTGGATGGCAAGTCCTACCAGGTGGCTCGGACAGGATACCGGGAAATAGACGTAACCAATTATACCCTTCAAAACATCAAGGGGGATGCTGGCCTCTTTTACAAAACCCGCAAAGGCCACTCACTCTCTTACACCTTTCGCTATGCCTTCCTGAACAATATTTACCAGCGTGCCAACAGGTTCAGGCTGGAGGACTATGCGCTGTTCCAGCATGGCATCAGCTACCAGTCCCCATCCATCCAGGCAAAGCTTTATTACAACGGGGAGAATACCGGCAATTCCTACAATCTCCGGTCCATGGCCGAAAACCTGGACAGGGTGAGCAGCCAGGATAATGCATGGTTCGCCAGTTACAGGCAAGGCTATACCTCGGCATTACAGCAAGGACAGTCCATAGAAGCCGCACACCAATTGGCCAGGCAGGCCGCAGACATTAACAGGCTGGCACCAGGAACGCCAGGATTCAACGAGAACCTTGCCAGGCTACAACAGATCAACAATTGGGACAGCGGTGCAGCCCTTAAAGTAAAGGCTGGTTTCATCCATGGGGAAGTCCAGTTCAACCTGACGGAAAAATGGCTGAAGCAATGGAAAGAGAAAGCAGGACTGGAAGTCATAGGCGGATTGGACCATCGGACCTACCTGGTGCAACCCGATGGCAATTACTTCATCAATCCAGAACCTGGCAAATCGGGAAAGACCATTAACTATGGCCGTACCGGTGCCTTCCTATCCGTTTACAAACAATTGCTGAATAATAAAATTCGGTTAGGGGTAGCAGTGAGGGCAGATAAGAATGATTATTTCGACCTCAAGTGGAACCCAAGGTTTACGGCAGTGTACAGCATCAACAGCAACCAGAGCCTTCGCCTCTCCTTCACCAGCAGTTACCGCTTCCCCATCGTATTCGAAGCTTATTCCAATGTGAACAGCGGCGGGGTGAAAAGGGTGGGCGGTTTGCCCGTGATGTCCAATGGCATCTTCGAGAATGCCTGGCTGCAAACCTCCATTGCGGCCTTTCAATCCGCCATCCTTCGTGAGGTGAACCAGAACGGTCTCAGCAGGAATGAGGCAATCGAAAAGAACAAAGGACTGCTGCAAAAGAATCCCTATACTTATATCCAACCGGAACAGGTGAAATCAATCGAGGCAGGTTACAGGGGAGTCTTCCTCAGTGGCAGGCTCTATATTGATGCCGGCGCCTACTTCAGCCGGTACAATTCCTTCATTGCGCAGGCGAATATGAATATCCCCCGGACAAACAACCCGGATTCCATGGCCTTTTACCTGGCCGACAACCGCTTGCAGGACCAATACAGGATGTGGACCAATTCCACCACAACCATTGATAATATAGGCTTCCATGCAGGTGGCAGCCTCAGGCTCGGTAAGGGCTATGTATTCAATGGCAATGCCAGTTTCCAGCAACTGCTAAAAAGCAGTAATGACGATGGATTGGAAGATGGCTTTAACACCCCGGAATGGATGGTCAATGCCGGTATTGCCAACCAGGACATAGCACATGGCATTGGTGCAGGGCTCAACCTGCGTTGGCAGAGCAGGTACTATTGGGAATCCTTCCTGGTGAATGGCGATGTTCCGGCCATCACTACCCTTGATGCCCACATCAGTTACCAGGTGAACCATATTCCGCTTCACCTTAAATTAGGGGGCAATAACCTGTTCAACAGGTATTATTATTCGATCCTTGGTGGCCCTTCCATTGGCGGTTATTATTACCTGACCCTGACCTGGGGGATCTCCAAAAAACAAAAACTATGATCAGCTCGGCTATAGCGAAAGCCATTATCAAAGAACAATGTGAAGCCCTGCCACCGGTGCTCCTGCCCATTAAGCAAGCAGCAGGAACGGTGCTGGCAGAAGACGTATATGCCCCGGTGGATATCCCCGCCTATCCGCAATCGAGCATGGATGGCTATGCCTTCTCCTATGACGGCTGGAAGAAAGGAGAACCATTGGACCTCTATGGCGAAATGGCCGCGGGCAGCAACCAAACCATCCAGGTTATACCGGGTAAGGCAGTCAGGATCTTTACAGGGGCAGCCGTACCTCCGGGAGCAGACACGGTGGTGATGCAGGAGAAGACGCGCATAGAAGGCGATGAGCTGCATATTGAAGATCCCGACCTGAAGGCGGGCGATAATGTAAGGCCGGTAGGTTCCGAGATCAGCCGGAACGCGTTGGCATTGGAAAAGGGAACCCTCCTCACGCCCCCGGCGATCGGCTTCCTGGCAGGGATCGGAATGGCAGCGGTGAAAGTATATCCCAAACCTCGGGTAGCCATCATCGTTACGGGTAATGAATTGCAGGAACCAGGAAAACCTTTGCAGTATGGACAGGTGTACGAATCCAATTCGGCTTCCCTCACCACAGCGCTGGAAGCCTTGCAGATAAAGGATATCAGCCTCTACCGGGTAGAAGATAACCTGCAGGCATTGACCACAACATTGGCCACTGCGCTGGAACAAGCAGATATGGTGTTGCTGACAGGTGGTATCAGCGTAGGCGATTATGACTTCACCCTCAAAGCCACATTGGAATGTGGGATCGAAACCATCTTCCATAAGATCAGGCAAAAACCAGGCAAGCCCATCCTCTTTGGCAAACACGGACAGCAACCCGTCTTTGGCTTACCGGGCAACCCGGCATCGGTCATGACCTGTTTTTATGAGTATGTGCTGGTCGCCATTGGGGAAATGCAGCAACGCGACCTGACCTTGCGCAAGCGAAGGGCAATACTGGCGAATGCGGTAAAGAAACCGGCAGGCCCAACACATTACCTGAAGGGTTATGCCGATGGGGAAAAGGTGATGTCGCTCGAGGGTCAGGAATCCTATAAGCTGAATTCCTTTGCCCGGGCCAATTGCCTCATCATGCTGCCTGAAGAGCTCACACAGGCCGGGCCGGGAGAAGAAGTGGAAATTCATATCTTACCTTATTAATCAAGATGCATGGATGTAAGCCTGATCTTCTATCCCTTATTGTTTGTTGTTGCCTTCCTTTATGCATCAGTGGGGCATGGCGGCGCCAGTGGCTACCTGGCCCTGATGGCCCTTTATGGATTCGCCCCCGAGGTGATGAAACCTACAGCCCTGCTGCTCAACCTCTTTGTATCCCTTACCTCCTATATCCAGTTCTACCGTGGAGGGCATTTCAAATGGAAGATATTCCTACCCCTTGCATTGGCTTCCATTCCTATGGCCTTCATCGGCGGCTTACTGACCATTGATGCCACCATCTACAAAAAGATCCTAGGATTATTGCTGCTCCTGCCCATACTGCGCTTCTTCCTGTTCAAGGACAGCAAGCAGGCCGGGACAGTCGAGCCGCAGTTGTGGATGTCCATCCTAATTGGCGCCAGCATCGGTTTCCTTTCGGGCCTGATAGGCATTGGTGGGGGCATTATCCTCTCACCCATCCTCCTGTTATTGAATTGGACCGACCAAAAGCAAACCGCGGCCATCAGTGCCTTGTTTATATTCGTGAATTCCCTGAGCGGGTTGTTCGGGCAATTGACCAAGGGGATCAACTTCAGCACGGATATGGTGCTGATGGTTGGCATAGCTTTTAGTGGAGGATTACTGGGGGCATGGTTCGGGTCCTTGAAATTCAGGCAGGAAGTGCTGAAATTTACATTGGCAACCGTGCTCACCATGGCAGCCTTCAAATTATTGTTTACCTCAGCGTAATAAAACAATGAATATACAGATCACCATATTCGGGCAACTGACCGATATCACAGGAAGCAATAGCATCAGTATTCCTGCCGTCAGCAATACCGATGAACTATTCATGGAATTGAAAAAGCAATTCCCTGCCCTTGAAAAGGCAAAGTTTGTGGTTGCTGTTGACAAGAAAATCATCCATGGCACAGCGGCCATAACGGCCAATAGCAGCATTGCTTTATTGCCACCATTCTCCGGAGGTTAATGATGCCGAAGTCCAATACCATACCAGAACGTTACCACCGCCAGGTCCTGTTGAAGGAACTGGGTGAGAGTGGCCAATACCTACTGGGAGCAGCAAGTGTATTGATGCTAGGTGCCGGTGGGTTGGGCTGTCCGGCCCTGCAATACCTGGCAGCGGCCGGGGTGGGCACGATCGGCATCGTTGACTTCGACAGGGTATCGATGAGCAACCTGCATCGCCAGGTCCTCTATGGAACAGAAGATATCGGTCAATTGAAAGTTTTGGTGGCGGAAAAAAAACTGAAAGCCATCAATCCGGAAATCTCTATCCAGACCTATCCCGTCAAACTGGACAACAGGACTTGCCTCGAACTCTTTGGTCAATATGATATCATCATCGATGGCACCGATAATTTCGCCACAAGGTATATGGTCAACGATGCCTGTGTACTGATGCAGAAGCCCCTGGTCTATGGGGCGGTGTCGAGGTTTGAAGGGCAGGTAGCCGTTTTCAATTACCCGGCGAATGATAACAGTTCTGTCAACTACCGGGATATCTTTCCGCATCCGCCTGTTGAAGGAGAGGTATTAAATTGCGCAGAAGCAGGTGTGTTGGGTGTGTTACCCGGTATCATCGGCAGCATGCAGGCCAATGAGGCCATCAAGCTAATCACAGGTATGGGGGAAGTATTGAAGGACCAGCTCTACACCTACCATGCATTGTATAACCAGCACATGACGGTTCATTTATCGGCGGTGGAAGACAACCGGAAACTCATTCCGAAAGACCATGAGCAATTCCTTCACACCAATTACGAATGGTTATGTGGAATTGGAACCAATGATATGGAGATCGATGCAAGACAATTCAATGAATTGATGCAGGCAGGAAAGATCACCATCATTGATGTCCGGGAAGAAGGTGAAGTCCCTGAGATCAATACCATCGAGCATGTGAAAATGCCCCTATCCGGTTTGAAGGAACAATTGGAAAAGATAGAAGGTGATACTGTTTTATTCATTTGCCAATCGGGCAAGCGCAGCCTGCAGGCGGCGAAGCTCCTGGCAGCAAGCAATACCAAAACAAAACATATTTATAGTTTAAGAGGAGGCATCCTCAACTGGCATTCCTAAATTCTTTTGATATGAAAGAACGCAAACCCAAGCAGATCTTTGTGCAAGGCGCCATCCAGCCGTCCTTCATTGCGGACAGTATCCAAAAGCACAGTACCAGGCATGATATCGGTGGCCATAGTATATTCCTTGGCCAGGTTCGTGCCGATAAGATCAACGACAAGCAAGTGGCCGCCATTGAATACACCACCTATGAGGAGATGGCATTGGAGAAAATGCATGAGATCAGGGAAGCCATCTTTTCCAAGTATGACCTCACCTGCCTGCATGTGTACCACAGCCTGGGCAAGGTAGCCGCTGGCGAGATCTGCCTTTTTGTATTCACTTCCTCCCAACACCGCAAATCGGCTATTGATGCCTGTACGGAACTGGTGGAACACATCAAGTATGAGCTACCGGTCTGGGGTAAGGAATTATTCGAAGACGAATCCTATCAATGGAAGGAGAATAAATAGGTAACCCAGGAGAGGATAAGCATCCCAATCAGGCAAGTCCCTATTTTTACATCCTTCAACTATTATCAACACCATGGTCAATATCACGCATAAATCGAGTTCACTTCGCCAGGCGATTGCCACGGCCATCTTGAGGGTATCCAGCCAGGAAACCATTGATGCCATCCTGCAGAAGAGGGTTCCCAAGGGTGATGTGTTCGAGTTCTCCCGCGCCGCCGGCTTACTGGCCATCAAGAAGACCAGCGATGTGATACCCGATTGCCATCCGCTGCCCATTGAGTATGCGGCCATCAGCCACCGTGTTGAAGGACTGGACATCATCATCACCGTAGAGGCAAGGACAATCTACAAGACCGGTGTTGAGGTGGAGGCCATGCATGGCGCTTCTGTTGTAGCACTGACCATGTACGACATGCTGAAGCCCATCGATAAATCCATCGAGATCGCCACCATTAAACTGGAGGAGAAAAAAGGCGGCAAGACCGATTTCCGCTATGAAATGCCGGATACCGTCAGGACAGCTGTGATCACCTGTTCCGATGGCGTGGCCTCCGGAAAATACCCGGATAAAACAGGTGACCTGATCGAAAATAAACTGGGACAATTCAATATCCAATCCATCTTACGGGTAGCCATACCCGATGATTTTTCCACCATCCAGTCCAAAGTAAAAGAGCTCAGCAATGCGGGTATCCGCCTGGCCATCTTTACCGGTGGTACCGGCCTCTCTCCCAGGGATGTCACACCCGATGCCATTGCACCCTTGCTGGACCGGGAGATCCCCGGCATCATGGAAGCTGCAAGGAATTATGGGCAGCAACGCATGCCCTATGCCATGCTTTCAAGGGGTGTTGCGGGCTTTATAGGTGATATGCTGGTGCTTACTTTCCCTGGCTCACCGAGGGGAAGCGAAGAAAGCATCGATGCCCTCTTCCCTGCGATCCTGCATGTATTCAAGGTTACAGAAGGGGTAAGGCATTCCTGATTCCCCAACGAGTAAAGGATAATACTCCCTGACACCTGCGCCGAAGGATAGGATCCTCAATGACATTAATTGCCATTGGTGGATTTAACCGTTAACCCAGCTGCTTTCCAACAGCCAGCGATCTTATTTGGTAACTTGTAAGGAGTCGGCAGCAATTATGCTGACAAGCCTCCAAAATGCATCGCTATGGATAATACTGTTACTACCAACCAACCGCTGGTTGGTGAGCCAACCCCTTACAAAGTAAGACCAACCTACTTTCACCTTCCCAGGGCAGAACGATATGAATTAGGGAAGCTATTACGCGAAAAATGTCCCCGGACCTCCCATGCCACCTGGAAAGCCCCGGCTAACAGGCCCGATCCTGTTGACCTGATGCTACAGGCCGATGCCGGAAGGATTGAAAAACTTATCCCCCTCCGCCATGGACGCATGGCGGTTTCCCCCTTTACTTTTTATCGGGGAGCTGCATTGAATATGGCTGCCGACCTGGCAACCACGCCTAATTCAACAATGTATGTCCAGATCTGCGGGGATGGACACCTCAGCAATTTTGGTGGCTTTGCTACACCAGAAAAGAACATCATCTTTTCCATCAACGACCTCGACGAAACCCTACCGGGGCCATGGGAATGGGATGTGAAACGCCTGGCAGCCAGTTTTGTGGTGGCCGGCAGGAACAATGGCATTAGCGAAGCCAATGCAAGGGACACTGCAGTAGCCTGCACGAGGGCTTATCGGGAATATATGGCCACCTACAGTGAAATGAAGACCATGGAACTCTGGCATTATTCCATTGAAGCTGAGATGCTCATTTCCAGGATGAAAGACCCCCAAATGATGGAAAGGGCATATAAGCGTATAGAAAAAGAAAAAGAGCGCAGTGTAGCGGAAGAGATCTTCCCCAAACTTGCACAAGGAACCGCTAATAAGACTTTCATCAAAGACTCCCTGCCGGAAATCTTCCACTGGGAAGGCCACGAACCGGGTGAGGTAGTTGACATCGTAAAGGCAACTTTTGAGGATTATAAGAAAACCCTGACGCCTGCCCATGCCTCCCTGCTCAACAGGTATGAATTGAAGGATGCAGCCATTAAAGTGGTTGGGGTTGGCAGTGTCGGTACTTCCTGCTGGGTATTGCTGCTGATGACCGGTGATGGGGAACCACTGTTCCTCCAGGTAAAAGAAGCCAGGGACTCTGT is drawn from Flavihumibacter rivuli and contains these coding sequences:
- a CDS encoding TonB-dependent receptor — encoded protein: MKYYLTILLIGIQLLVFGQDRDSVYLMKRDSIRQLVLSEVIVTASRIPEKILFSPVTVEKVSRSFFLTNSSPSFFESLDQVKGVQMITPSMGFRILNTRGFANTTNVRFAQLVDGMDIQSPHIGSPIGNVLGPGDLDIERVEIIPGVASAMYGMNSINGLANFYSRDPFTTEGLSIRQHTALTHLNNNSTSPRIFSETQVRWASKLNEQWAVKFNLGYMHGYDWIADNYNDLNPLANASTGLTGSNNPALNPVNSYGNEAPNRRTLNLDGKSYQVARTGYREIDVTNYTLQNIKGDAGLFYKTRKGHSLSYTFRYAFLNNIYQRANRFRLEDYALFQHGISYQSPSIQAKLYYNGENTGNSYNLRSMAENLDRVSSQDNAWFASYRQGYTSALQQGQSIEAAHQLARQAADINRLAPGTPGFNENLARLQQINNWDSGAALKVKAGFIHGEVQFNLTEKWLKQWKEKAGLEVIGGLDHRTYLVQPDGNYFINPEPGKSGKTINYGRTGAFLSVYKQLLNNKIRLGVAVRADKNDYFDLKWNPRFTAVYSINSNQSLRLSFTSSYRFPIVFEAYSNVNSGGVKRVGGLPVMSNGIFENAWLQTSIAAFQSAILREVNQNGLSRNEAIEKNKGLLQKNPYTYIQPEQVKSIEAGYRGVFLSGRLYIDAGAYFSRYNSFIAQANMNIPRTNNPDSMAFYLADNRLQDQYRMWTNSTTTIDNIGFHAGGSLRLGKGYVFNGNASFQQLLKSSNDDGLEDGFNTPEWMVNAGIANQDIAHGIGAGLNLRWQSRYYWESFLVNGDVPAITTLDAHISYQVNHIPLHLKLGGNNLFNRYYYSILGGPSIGGYYYLTLTWGISKKQKL
- a CDS encoding molybdopterin molybdotransferase MoeA, which codes for MISSAIAKAIIKEQCEALPPVLLPIKQAAGTVLAEDVYAPVDIPAYPQSSMDGYAFSYDGWKKGEPLDLYGEMAAGSNQTIQVIPGKAVRIFTGAAVPPGADTVVMQEKTRIEGDELHIEDPDLKAGDNVRPVGSEISRNALALEKGTLLTPPAIGFLAGIGMAAVKVYPKPRVAIIVTGNELQEPGKPLQYGQVYESNSASLTTALEALQIKDISLYRVEDNLQALTTTLATALEQADMVLLTGGISVGDYDFTLKATLECGIETIFHKIRQKPGKPILFGKHGQQPVFGLPGNPASVMTCFYEYVLVAIGEMQQRDLTLRKRRAILANAVKKPAGPTHYLKGYADGEKVMSLEGQESYKLNSFARANCLIMLPEELTQAGPGEEVEIHILPY
- a CDS encoding sulfite exporter TauE/SafE family protein gives rise to the protein MDVSLIFYPLLFVVAFLYASVGHGGASGYLALMALYGFAPEVMKPTALLLNLFVSLTSYIQFYRGGHFKWKIFLPLALASIPMAFIGGLLTIDATIYKKILGLLLLLPILRFFLFKDSKQAGTVEPQLWMSILIGASIGFLSGLIGIGGGIILSPILLLLNWTDQKQTAAISALFIFVNSLSGLFGQLTKGINFSTDMVLMVGIAFSGGLLGAWFGSLKFRQEVLKFTLATVLTMAAFKLLFTSA
- a CDS encoding MoaD/ThiS family protein; the encoded protein is MNIQITIFGQLTDITGSNSISIPAVSNTDELFMELKKQFPALEKAKFVVAVDKKIIHGTAAITANSSIALLPPFSGG
- the moeB gene encoding HesA/MoeB/ThiF family protein, which produces MMPKSNTIPERYHRQVLLKELGESGQYLLGAASVLMLGAGGLGCPALQYLAAAGVGTIGIVDFDRVSMSNLHRQVLYGTEDIGQLKVLVAEKKLKAINPEISIQTYPVKLDNRTCLELFGQYDIIIDGTDNFATRYMVNDACVLMQKPLVYGAVSRFEGQVAVFNYPANDNSSVNYRDIFPHPPVEGEVLNCAEAGVLGVLPGIIGSMQANEAIKLITGMGEVLKDQLYTYHALYNQHMTVHLSAVEDNRKLIPKDHEQFLHTNYEWLCGIGTNDMEIDARQFNELMQAGKITIIDVREEGEVPEINTIEHVKMPLSGLKEQLEKIEGDTVLFICQSGKRSLQAAKLLAASNTKTKHIYSLRGGILNWHS
- a CDS encoding molybdenum cofactor biosynthesis protein MoaE, which translates into the protein MKERKPKQIFVQGAIQPSFIADSIQKHSTRHDIGGHSIFLGQVRADKINDKQVAAIEYTTYEEMALEKMHEIREAIFSKYDLTCLHVYHSLGKVAAGEICLFVFTSSQHRKSAIDACTELVEHIKYELPVWGKELFEDESYQWKENK
- the moaCB gene encoding bifunctional molybdenum cofactor biosynthesis protein MoaC/MoaB, with the translated sequence MVNITHKSSSLRQAIATAILRVSSQETIDAILQKRVPKGDVFEFSRAAGLLAIKKTSDVIPDCHPLPIEYAAISHRVEGLDIIITVEARTIYKTGVEVEAMHGASVVALTMYDMLKPIDKSIEIATIKLEEKKGGKTDFRYEMPDTVRTAVITCSDGVASGKYPDKTGDLIENKLGQFNIQSILRVAIPDDFSTIQSKVKELSNAGIRLAIFTGGTGLSPRDVTPDAIAPLLDREIPGIMEAARNYGQQRMPYAMLSRGVAGFIGDMLVLTFPGSPRGSEESIDALFPAILHVFKVTEGVRHS
- a CDS encoding DUF2252 domain-containing protein — its product is MDNTVTTNQPLVGEPTPYKVRPTYFHLPRAERYELGKLLREKCPRTSHATWKAPANRPDPVDLMLQADAGRIEKLIPLRHGRMAVSPFTFYRGAALNMAADLATTPNSTMYVQICGDGHLSNFGGFATPEKNIIFSINDLDETLPGPWEWDVKRLAASFVVAGRNNGISEANARDTAVACTRAYREYMATYSEMKTMELWHYSIEAEMLISRMKDPQMMERAYKRIEKEKERSVAEEIFPKLAQGTANKTFIKDSLPEIFHWEGHEPGEVVDIVKATFEDYKKTLTPAHASLLNRYELKDAAIKVVGVGSVGTSCWVLLLMTGDGEPLFLQVKEARDSVLEPYAGKSIYANHGQRVINGYRLMQPFSDPFLGWTKGHGEQKRDFFLRQLRNTKISIRVETFGKSEMMQYAEWCGQALALSHARGGDAAMLSGYMGKSDKFDEAIADFSVAYADQNEQDHAAIKKAIREGRLEAEFEE